The Penicillium oxalicum strain HP7-1 chromosome VIII, whole genome shotgun sequence DNA segment CTTGATCAATTCTTTCTTCCGATCAACGATGTACCACTTGCGACTGAGTTGGTCACAGTAGGCGATGTCCCCTGTCTTGAACCACCCGTCCGCATCGAAGGCCTCGGCGTTTGCTGCGGAATTCTTGTAGTATCCTGGCGTGACGGTCGGCCCGCGCACGCATAACTCTCCGCGAACTCCAAATGCGGAgatatttctgccttcgtCATCGATAAGTCTATAGAATAAGTCAGTACTGTCAGTTTGAATTTTCTAGTGCCTTTGAGGGAGCGAACGTAGTTCCCGGGCCGCTGAGGCAAGGCATTCGGTTCGGGAGGACCAAAATAGGCCAGTACACTCACTTTGCCTCAAGATTCGGGATGAGTCGTCCCACAGAGCCCGTGTCGTCGGATTCGGGATACCGAAACATTGTCGCAATGCACGTAGTCTCCGTCATCCCCCAAACCTGATTGAATGGGGCGTCTTCTCCCAGGAGCGGTCGGAAGCGGGCTTGAACACCTTTGTCCAGGGGAGCTGCACCACAAATTGCCAAGCGGACTTTACGAAGAAAACGGTTTGAGGTGGCAGTAGCGGACATCAATATCGTGATTGCAATGGGTGGGACCAGCAGCAGGTCGGTCACATTATGCTGTTCGACGGTTTGGAGATACTTCTCCAACTCAAATCGTCGCAGCACATATGCAGGGCTGCCTGATTTCAAGGTGGATATATGAGTGAAACCTGCTGCTGCAGCATGAAATATCGGTATTGCGACGGCACGAGATACCTGCATTTTCAATAACAAATAATTAGCGACAGATCAAGCCTGGGTTCATTGTGTGGGAGGGATTTCGGCAGGGCTTGAATTCACGAGAGGACTCTCCGGATGATGCTTACAGGGTAAGGGCGTGGGTCTCGTTCCACAACAATCTCGTGCTGTGCAACTAGATTGTGATGGGTGGTGATAACTGCCTTGGGAAGACCAGTTGTACCACTACTGAACAGTCTCGCAGCAGGAGTGGCTTGAGCAGTGTCCAGGTCATCGAACCTGGCCCAGTCTTCCTCGCCGAATTCAAACAGCTCTCTCCAGGACTTGAAGCCAGGTGGGACGGTTCGACTGATATTGTCAAAAATCCACAAATTGCGATGTGAAATGCCGGTTTCCTTGCTAGCAATAAGAAGAGATTCCATGATCTCTGGCTCGGTAAAGAGAAATTTGGCATCGGATGCTCGAATGTGGTGAGCCAGCTCCGCATAGGTATATGCTGGGTTCGAACCGGTAAAGACGCCCCCAGCACCGATGATAGCAAGCACAAGAATGCTATAATTGATCtagaaaaaaatcaattcTCCTTTGAACAACTTATTCAACACGATTCAAGAGAGAACTTGGTTCTGAGGCAACTGGAAGTACCTCCAGTAGGCACGTACGTCGTTGAACGAATGTATGAGGACGCAGTCCCCTTTACGATGGCCTGATGCTCGCAAACCCGCAATCAGCTTGCGGATCAGTTGTCTTGCCTGGTTGTACGAGATTGAACGACTGGGGTTGTGAGCATCGACGTAAATCTACCAGAGCAGATCCAGATGGAGCATTAGTCAACACTAAAAGACACGCTTTCACTTTTCTTGAGCTAGACAGGCAATCCTTACCGGCTTATCTTGGTCATATTGCGGTTCGTCAAATATATACGACAGCAGGTCCTTTGTCGGAAGAGCATACCTCTCGGACGGCTCAAATATCATGATTGAATGGGTCAGGTGATATTGAAAGAGTAATGGAAATATAAGCGACACACCGAGAAAAATTCAGTTTATGTATGAGGTTCGCAAACCGGAAGATTCGAGCTCGGGGATATcgattcttcttcaactcaGATGAATTAGCAGTGAGCGAGATAGACCGGGCGCTGATCGGTCAAGAGATACGCTAAAAGGAATCTCTAGAGCTACCGGTCAATCCAGCTTGATCTCCATAGGTGTGGAGCAAACGCACCGAAATCCCGAGGTGATTGGGGAATTTCATGCACTTAACTATCAACCGCAGTGTGAAATACGTGCTAAGCGCCAGATGCCAGGACTATCAGAGGCCTAGTATTGATATGACTTGACGTGAGTGAAGGAGGTGGGTCAGTAGAAAGCGCCTACTTGCGTGGCCAGCTCAATGGAACCTAGCTAAATTAGGTGTTGGAAGCTGTGTTGGTTCAGCGGCTACAGAGGGCGCTGGAGACGAGATGAACATTTCCTCTTTTAGTTACCAAACTTCATGCAGCAGTAGCGTAGCAGACGATCGAAGCCTATATTGCCCCTCCGGCGAACTTTTGTGATTCAATGCGATTCAGTGCAGGTGCGGTGCGTCAGCGAAGTGTATTCAGTTTCTGGTGATTACAAGAAAGGTGTACTCTCTTGCTATACATATGCCAAGTCCTCTGCATTTAGAACATTTTAGGTACTCTGTCTCAATTTTTCTAGTAGAGCGTTAGTTCTTGCTCACAATTGACCAAAAAGGTAGCCTTATAGCACATGAAGAAATTGACTTTGCTCAAAGATAATTCAGCTGTGTTCCGATCGTGGGGAATGAACTCCGAAATAGATGTGGAACGTAAGGAATACCTTACTGTCGACGGTGAGTCTTCACTAATCTCAAAATTGCTGCCTAAAGAAGTTCGTTGGAACTGTTGGAAATTGATAGGATAGACATTGTGTTTAGAGTATCAACCAGCGCCGCATTTCTCTGTAGGTAGTATAGAAAGAAAAGTTGGTCCTTCTGTAAATTTTTCGCGCGAAGCTGTTGGTTTTGGCTAGTTCCAACAAAGTATCGCCTAGTTGATTGGTCACTACAAAGGTACAAATGAGGGGGTTAACACCCTCATGCAACATCCTTCAGGAAAGCTCCAGAATCTCTCATCCTAATACCAATCGCCTCACAGTTCCAGCAAACTCATTTGCTAAGAATGCATTAGCTGCATGTGAAGTTGATGTGACGATTACTGCGTCAGGCTGATTGAGAAATGTGTACGTCGAACCGACCTGTACACATATTTTAAAACCTAGATGTAAATTTACTTCTATGGAATCTTTCTCAGAGTGCTGTGCTATTCTTTAAATTACATCCTGTGGAAGCCCTCAAGGCAAAATTCCAAACCACTCACGTTCCTGCATCCCTGGCACGATTCGCCAACGTTTACTCTGCACATAACATATCTTATATGCATTAAATTTCGATCGGGTAAAATTCATGTTTGGACAAGGTCTCTGATAGAGCTTCAAGTTTTCATCGGCCCGTCGCATCTGCCGAGTTGCGTGCTGTCGTTGGCCAACGAGGACGAGCTTTTGAATGGAAACCATGGAACGATGAAATGGCTGTGTAACAACAGAAAGCTCCCTCCCGCAGTCAGTAACCAGCAGTCTCGTCCGACAGGGGAGGATTCTTCGAGCGGAGGCAGTGTGATCTATGTATTCGCGATTCTAGATCATCCTTTCCCAGTCATGACCTTCTCAACATTAGCGTTGCCACATCGAGAGGCATCTGGTATCCAAGGGAAGAGGTGAATGGTGGATTAAAAAGTGCGGGACTCATCATGCACTATATCCCCGTCGTAGGCCACATGGACACGAGAACATCTTCTCAATCCCCAACGACTACCTTTGGGGTGGCATCGCTTCGTCATGGTCTTTGAGTGTCAGATCAAAGGTCCTGATATACCTCAGACAGGGACTCGAGCGTGAATGGGTCCGTGAAGACAGGCCCCCACGATTCTGTGAAGCGATCCCCAACCCACGACTCTTTCCGAGTTTAACCTTGAATCTGACCAGTATCACGCTCCCAGAACTCAGAAAAGTAGATTCCGACCGTGTCTCACATAGTGAATCTATTGCGATTCGACGGATATTAGGCAGCTTGAGCCAGATCCCGCGCTGTTGTGCTAGAGGCGGAGCTTGAGGCACTTGACATCGCATTCATCGAACAGAAAACCATCGGAAAAAATACGCCAGTTATGTCTATGGGGTGAGCCATGTGTCTGATCCGGAAAACTGACCAGAAAATAGCGTCATGCTCGCTGATGCAACTGATTCTCAAGTTGTTCCAGTGATAGTTACAAAGAGAAGGGCAGAGGAAGCATGCTCGGAAAATTCTATGTCCTCTACGATAAGCAGTAGACACATAGCTGTCCAGTTGGCCTGGGTTATTCTCTTCAAATTCAGGATCTCCATGAGAACCAGATAAACAAGTGGATAGTGAACTACCAAAAGCTCTTTCACACGACATCGACgcttctctttgctttggTGGGCAAGTTCTTCCTCAGCAAATCGCCATATGGCACGTATGGTCTGACGGCTTGCGATTTTGGTGTTAGCCATACCTGCCCCGTCACTATCATATCGATTACCTTTGATAATATGAGCCTGAACAGGTGCCAATCTCTTGAGATCGCCGAGGTCTCGTGCGATCTTGTCGACCACACGAGCAACCCATACTTAGCAGCATCGCAAGAGTTATTGCATGCTGCGGTAAAGAAACCGATTGCTCAGAAGCCAAGACAGCTAAGAACTAAAATCACTGGGTTCTTTGATATCTGAAATTTCCCTCTCGCTCTATGTATGCTCAAGATGTCGCATTGAAATATGTCGTCGTAGTCCTACCGGACCGTGGTGAACGGCGGTATCGCTGCCCAGACAATATTACGCGAGTCTCAAACAGCTATCGAATCACAATCTATTCAAGTGGTATTATAAGAGAAAGTGTCAATTTTCGAATCGCGATATCGCAACAGTTCGAGTAGTAAACTGCGATGATGctcttgtgtttttttcttgcctcGGAGATTTACAGATATCGCGGTACTTTGCCGATGAGGTGTAAGTCCCCGCAGGAAGCCCTTGGAAGACTGTTCTCAAATATGACTGGATTCTCATTTATAATGGAATCACATGTATGTTATCTTGGTATCAATTTTCTGGCCTTACTTTCATTAAGCGACAGATCTGTTAGTCCACCGGTTTTGGTGGCTTCCCCCCTCCATCACGTGATGATGTGATGAACTGTCGGCCTTCCGGTTTATTCCGAGCGTTGAAAGCCGCTTCATCGAAAATactcaaaagagaaaaagcgCAGCCATGCACTGGGTTATGTTAGTAATTTACATTCACGATAGGTCGAAGTCGTACATTGCCCATTTTTTATGATCATTCTCGACTTGTTTGGTCAAAAGTAACGTCTGGCAATTTCATGATAATGATAAGCTACTGCGTGCTGAGAATAGCCAAACAGATCCTCCGCCGCCAAGCCACCCGCCAAGATATAAAGCGATTGAGCAATGGTCTGGAGCTGGAGCGAGATGTAGCGCCTTAGTACCGGGATCTCACGGTCCCGTACGAGATTCCGTTGAACTCTAGCTCAAAAAGCAGAGAGGCTGACTGAGGAGTCAAGACTAGTTGGAAGACGATTTTGTAATACTCCTCACCCTTGGAGTTTTAATGTTTCTCGAACAGCTCCTTCGGGATCTTTGATAGATCAGCCTCAAAACAACATAATTTAGACACCGCTGCAAACATGCATGTCAGTGTCTCTATATAATGTGAAGTCATGACCGCACTGAACACAAACTGACTGGAATCGTAGGCATCAGGTGCTAGGTCAGCTACACAAAACTGCAGCTCCtcttcaaaaacaaaagattGGAACTTGGGTTTGGCTCTAATATTGCGGTAAAAGTCCAACCTGATCGAAGTACTCTCGGCAATTGATTCACCCTGGAAAGCTCATTTGTGTGAGTATCTGACACTTTTTATCGCCTCATCAAACAGGGAGATGAAACTCGAACCTTGCGGATAAACCAGCTCATACAGTTGTCGACCTTCCACTTCTCTTCTAAAGGACACCAGTATCTGTGCTTTTCTTCATGACTACCTGTGTCATAGAGATGAGAGACCCTTATGCCGTAGTGGCATCTCGCCTTCCTAGTGTCAATCTGGCAGCCCTCAACTCCCCTGAGAACTGCCCCACTAATACTCATCGTCAATCTTTCGATGAACACAACGTACTAGAAATTAAATCACATACCGTACAACCGCGGACCACCTGCCCAAATCGTTTGTTATCACACCAGTCAGGTCAGACTCGATGATCTTCAAGTTATGGATTCTCACTCACGCGTTGTGTGGCTGTAGAATTTGCACTCCTGTAAAGGCCCTTTTCAGTCGCTCTCGAAGGTGATCTGAAGCACCAAGGCCGCCGACCAGGATGACCGCCTAACTCAAATTAATAGAGCTCCACGAAGCAACAATTACAAAAAAATTTCCAAAATTCCCTTGCCTTTGTAGTATTTCCTGACTCCTTCACCTTCAGCTGTTGCTGGGTAAGGAGTTCCTCGACACGCATGACAACCGGTTCAAAAATCCCTTCTATCTCCTTGCTGTATTCAAGGTAAGTTTCACAAAAAGACAATTTGGGTTCTCTCTAGCTGACCTTTCTAAACTCAACATTTCCCGTTGCAGGCCAATCGATCGGTTATCAGGAGCTCCAGGGACCGGGACTGTGTAGTATCCGACGTCGACAAAATCGTCCTCAGGGGCATTAGGTCCCTGATAGTGCGGTTTGATGTAATCTCGCCACCGACTCAACGCAGCCCATTTTGCATCGTCTGAGAGGCGTGCATATGTTTTGTTCCCAATCTTTTGCTTCAGGAACCCTTCAAAATTGTCGTCCAAGATCACAGAACCACAAACATCTCCTAAAAGGGctcagtctttgaaataCAATTTGAAGGTATTGACGATCACCTACCGGATCCTTCAGTTACCTCTGCAAGCCTCAGGGGCTCAGCCTGAGTAATGCAGTACGTAATGAGGTCCTAGCCATTGTAAGCCAAAATCAGGTACAAGTAAAGATTTGTAATGATCAGACATACCACAGTTCCTCCTC contains these protein-coding regions:
- a CDS encoding Phenylacetyl-CoA ligase epaB is translated as MIFEPSERYALPTKDLLSYIFDEPQYDQDKPIYVDAHNPSRSISYNQARQLIRKLIAGLRASGHRKGDCVLIHSFNDINYSILVLAIIGAGGVFTGSNPAYTYAELAHHIRASDAKFLFTEPEIMESLLIASKETGISHRNLWIFDNISRTVPPGFKSWRELFEFGEEDWARFDDLDTAQATPAARLFSSGTTGLPKAVITTHHNLVAQHEIVVERDPRPYPVSRAVAIPIFHAAAAGFTHISTLKSGSPAYVLRRFELEKYLQTVEQHNVTDLLLVPPIAITILMSATATSNRFLRKVRLAICGAAPLDKGVQARFRPLLGEDAPFNQVWGMTETTCIATMFRYPESDDTGSVGRLIPNLEAKLIDDEGRNISAFGVRGELCVRGPTVTPGYYKNSAANAEAFDADGWFKTGDIAYCDQLSRKWYIVDRKKELIKVRGFQVAPPELEAVLLSHPQIVDAAVIGVTFPGAHTEFPRAYVVRRPGPASQNLTEKEIQEKVLRKLARFKALTGGVKFVTCIPRNPSGKILKRILREEARRESARAQQTLPRL